One region of Termitidicoccus mucosus genomic DNA includes:
- the pdxH gene encoding pyridoxamine 5'-phosphate oxidase encodes MLTSTCTAFAALLSDLHFPREISVNTMSNEPSSRDPIALFNDWMADAVRSKVGDPTAMSVATVDDAGRPAVRIVLLKAVDARGFVFYTNLGSPKAAHLRARPRAALCFHWHAIERQVRIEGDVEPVTDEEADAYFATRARLSQLGAWASKQSRPMAGYWELEKAVAAMMLKYPVGAVPRPPFWSGFRVKPESIEFWWQKPFRHHQRFIFQRGEDGAWREQWLYP; translated from the coding sequence ATGTTAACCTCGACCTGCACTGCGTTTGCGGCTTTGTTGTCCGATCTTCATTTTCCACGCGAAATTTCCGTCAACACCATGAGCAACGAACCCAGCAGCCGCGATCCCATCGCGCTTTTCAACGACTGGATGGCCGACGCCGTCCGCTCCAAGGTCGGCGATCCCACCGCCATGTCCGTCGCCACGGTGGACGATGCGGGCCGTCCGGCCGTGCGCATCGTGTTGCTCAAGGCGGTCGATGCGCGCGGCTTTGTTTTTTACACCAATCTGGGCAGCCCGAAGGCAGCCCATCTGCGCGCCCGGCCGCGGGCCGCGCTTTGCTTCCACTGGCATGCCATCGAGCGCCAGGTGCGCATCGAGGGCGATGTCGAGCCGGTGACCGACGAGGAGGCCGATGCGTATTTTGCCACCCGGGCGCGCCTCAGCCAGCTCGGCGCGTGGGCCTCGAAGCAATCGCGGCCGATGGCGGGCTACTGGGAGCTGGAAAAAGCCGTGGCCGCGATGATGCTGAAATATCCGGTCGGCGCCGTGCCGCGCCCGCCGTTCTGGTCGGGCTTTCGCGTAAAGCCGGAATCAATCGAATTCTGGTGGCAGAAACCCTTTCGCCATCACCAGCGCTTCATCTTCCAACGCGGCGAAGACGGCGCGTGGCGCGAGCAATGGCTGTATCCGTGA
- a CDS encoding heparin lyase I family protein, whose amino-acid sequence MNIKTTLLCALFALAPFARATLYYHIDGESGGVITTGSAKYTATGTVAASGYTQGDYWLPTFTLTQTNGVNCVEQNTLNKFGFVVNPDGDYDAPVIASGTGAIAPFKGGGYLQFGYPAFQHPNGSGRSSPPGNKNAQNQSMDAADKVMIAFAPHYNGFGNQHDWNPAAVQRRDIGRYVGFALYIPAVDTMPVENSRWTILYQAFQLGTGGRPPFAITITRARTGQSAPQGANTVEISFGFRDSDDANSPQQTASDDLQSTTYFRTVTLKRGVWYSFVIWQKPSSDPNIGRARAWLAEGGLPSFSSPKLNDYLVLDFAGKWGYPNPQTPGGATNPDRDLFSGQLGLYSNDIASKPARVLFDEIKFADTYDEANPIAVPASRKPVASAFNGGESSPNLVVAGQTVQITGSNFAAPAEVWFDATPAASVTINSASSITAVVPAGAAFTGQLSVHCSGWAAAAPQAYRFASAPEELLLLNDTQTVAAGHSLSLAAAAIISDLPINEFTWQYSTDNGQTWLNAVGSNYTTSGSGAILHINNTDTALNNYRYRYLAASAAGIAYSNSLKLAVSTPPFQQPVALAFDTAGALHVADASARLVLSATSGHGTLGPINGTLTLAGATSLVSAEREVALSGSGVLRLAGLAADALYKLTLAAGGTAAAAAPETAAQATAPLAANPALTVAALLSGTVGITATDTGNNFYYTNPDDHTIRIRAAGGETLVLAGTPGVAGLSDGTGTNNTLFDTPFAIILAPDGSALYVADTGNALIRKITFPTASFADARVSTLHVTATSADITPPPPPADSNNNSGGGGGAPGLYFLAALAVLATLRRFR is encoded by the coding sequence ATGAATATAAAAACAACGCTTCTCTGCGCCCTCTTCGCGCTCGCCCCCTTCGCCCGCGCCACGCTTTATTATCATATTGATGGCGAGTCCGGCGGCGTCATCACCACCGGCTCCGCCAAATACACTGCGACCGGAACCGTTGCCGCCTCCGGTTATACGCAAGGCGACTACTGGCTCCCGACCTTCACGCTCACTCAGACAAACGGCGTCAACTGCGTGGAGCAAAACACGCTCAATAAATTCGGCTTCGTGGTGAACCCCGACGGCGATTATGATGCGCCCGTGATCGCGAGCGGAACCGGCGCGATCGCCCCGTTCAAAGGCGGCGGTTATTTGCAGTTCGGCTATCCGGCATTCCAGCATCCCAACGGTTCCGGACGCTCCTCGCCCCCGGGCAACAAAAACGCGCAAAACCAGAGCATGGACGCCGCCGACAAGGTCATGATCGCCTTTGCGCCACACTACAACGGCTTCGGCAACCAGCACGACTGGAACCCCGCCGCCGTCCAGCGGCGCGACATCGGCCGCTACGTCGGCTTCGCCTTGTATATACCGGCGGTGGACACCATGCCGGTGGAAAACTCGCGCTGGACGATTTTATACCAGGCGTTTCAACTCGGCACCGGCGGACGCCCGCCCTTCGCCATCACCATCACCAGGGCCAGAACCGGACAATCCGCGCCGCAGGGCGCAAACACGGTGGAAATATCATTCGGATTCCGCGACAGCGACGACGCGAACAGCCCCCAGCAAACGGCGAGCGACGACCTGCAATCCACCACCTACTTCCGCACGGTGACGCTCAAGCGCGGCGTGTGGTATTCGTTTGTCATATGGCAAAAACCCAGCTCCGACCCGAATATTGGCAGGGCAAGGGCATGGCTGGCGGAAGGCGGCCTGCCGTCGTTCTCCAGTCCGAAACTCAATGATTACCTCGTGCTCGATTTCGCGGGAAAATGGGGTTATCCCAATCCCCAGACACCCGGCGGCGCGACGAACCCGGACCGCGATTTGTTCTCCGGCCAGTTGGGGCTTTACAGCAACGACATCGCCTCCAAGCCGGCCCGCGTGCTGTTCGACGAGATAAAATTCGCCGACACCTACGACGAGGCCAACCCCATCGCCGTGCCCGCCTCGCGAAAGCCGGTTGCCAGTGCTTTCAATGGCGGCGAATCCTCGCCAAACCTCGTGGTCGCCGGACAGACCGTACAGATCACCGGCTCGAATTTCGCCGCGCCCGCCGAGGTGTGGTTCGACGCCACGCCTGCCGCCTCCGTCACGATCAACTCCGCGTCGAGCATCACGGCGGTCGTTCCCGCCGGAGCCGCCTTTACCGGGCAGCTTTCCGTCCATTGCTCCGGCTGGGCGGCGGCCGCCCCGCAAGCCTACCGCTTTGCCAGTGCGCCCGAGGAATTGTTATTGCTAAACGACACCCAGACCGTCGCCGCCGGCCACTCCCTCAGCCTTGCCGCCGCCGCCATCATCAGCGATCTCCCCATCAACGAATTCACCTGGCAATATTCCACCGACAACGGCCAGACCTGGCTCAACGCTGTCGGCAGTAATTACACAACCTCCGGCAGCGGCGCCATTCTCCATATAAACAACACCGACACCGCCCTGAACAATTACCGCTACCGCTATCTCGCCGCCAGCGCCGCCGGCATCGCTTATAGCAACAGCCTCAAACTCGCCGTCTCCACCCCGCCCTTCCAACAACCCGTCGCCCTTGCGTTCGACACCGCCGGCGCCCTCCACGTCGCCGACGCCAGCGCACGGCTCGTGTTATCCGCTACCAGTGGGCACGGCACGCTCGGCCCCATCAACGGCACCCTCACCCTTGCCGGCGCCACCTCTCTCGTCAGCGCCGAGCGCGAGGTCGCCCTCAGCGGCTCCGGTGTCCTTCGCCTCGCCGGCCTCGCCGCCGATGCCTTGTATAAACTCACCCTTGCTGCCGGCGGCACTGCCGCCGCCGCCGCGCCCGAAACCGCCGCGCAGGCCACCGCTCCTCTCGCCGCCAACCCCGCCCTCACCGTCGCCGCGCTCCTCTCCGGGACCGTCGGAATCACCGCCACCGACACTGGCAATAACTTTTATTATACCAACCCCGACGACCATACCATCCGTATTCGCGCCGCCGGCGGCGAAACCCTTGTCCTCGCCGGCACCCCCGGCGTCGCCGGCCTCAGCGACGGCACCGGCACCAACAACACCCTTTTCGACACCCCCTTCGCCATCATCCTGGCGCCCGACGGCTCCGCCCTTTACGTCGCCGACACCGGCAACGCCCTCATCCGCAAAATCACCTTTCCCACCGCAAGCTTCGCCGACGCCCGGGTGAGCACCCTCCACGTCACCGCCACCAGCGCCGACATAACCCCGCCGCCCCCGCCCGCCGATAGTAATAACAACAGCGGTGGTGGCGGCGGCGCGCCAGGCTTGTACTTCCTCGCCGCGCTGGCCGTGCTCGCCACCCTGCGCCGGTTTAGGTAA
- a CDS encoding LacI family DNA-binding transcriptional regulator: MPRPTLQQIANIIGVTRATVSLALRSHPSIPKSTREKIVACAEKIGYRPNPLISALMVDLRSRSASRRWCSLAYVTPFPTATMDILPAARRYFEGAKKRAGDLGYDLVYFHYGEGALTDARMGKILYARNISGVLLSPGPKANYSITLPWQHICTATLGYTLQTPMLNRSVNHQFHTITMAIRKARHYGYKKLGLLLNDEDDEKTEHLLMAGFLAYQATLAPASRVPILYRDSISNTELKRWLSKYKPDALLVLRPSWVERIKSAGIKVPGDIALALLDRSDVHGDVAGVDQRPDLVGAAGIDLVTQDLITSNYGLPAAPKTVLTEGIWVDGATLPPIHQGD, encoded by the coding sequence ATGCCCCGGCCAACATTACAACAAATCGCGAACATCATCGGCGTGACCCGGGCCACGGTGTCGCTTGCGCTCCGCTCGCACCCCAGCATTCCAAAATCGACGCGGGAAAAGATTGTCGCATGCGCGGAAAAGATAGGCTACCGCCCGAACCCGCTTATATCCGCCCTGATGGTCGATTTGAGGAGCAGGAGCGCCTCCCGGCGTTGGTGCTCGCTTGCCTATGTCACACCGTTTCCGACGGCGACGATGGATATCCTTCCCGCGGCCCGGCGCTATTTCGAAGGCGCGAAAAAACGCGCCGGGGATCTCGGCTATGATCTTGTCTATTTTCATTATGGCGAAGGGGCGCTGACGGACGCGCGAATGGGAAAGATATTATATGCCAGAAACATATCCGGAGTGCTCCTGTCGCCCGGTCCGAAGGCGAATTATTCCATAACGCTTCCCTGGCAGCATATTTGCACGGCGACCCTGGGATACACACTCCAGACGCCGATGTTGAACCGGAGTGTGAACCACCAATTTCACACCATCACGATGGCGATCAGGAAGGCGCGCCACTATGGATACAAGAAGCTCGGGCTCCTGTTGAACGACGAGGATGATGAAAAGACGGAGCATTTGCTGATGGCGGGTTTTCTCGCCTATCAAGCCACGCTGGCGCCGGCGTCGCGCGTTCCCATACTCTACCGGGATTCCATTTCCAATACCGAGCTGAAAAGATGGCTTTCGAAATATAAACCGGACGCGCTCCTGGTGCTCAGGCCCTCGTGGGTGGAGCGGATTAAATCCGCGGGAATAAAGGTTCCCGGTGACATCGCACTGGCTCTTCTCGACCGTTCCGATGTGCATGGCGATGTCGCCGGAGTGGATCAGCGCCCCGATCTCGTGGGGGCCGCGGGAATCGACCTCGTCACGCAGGATCTGATTACGAGCAACTACGGCCTGCCTGCGGCGCCGAAGACAGTGCTCACCGAGGGGATATGGGTTGACGGCGCCACCCTGCCTCCCATCCACCAGGGCGACTAG
- a CDS encoding zinc ribbon domain-containing protein → MRHPAIEKILILQDRDGNRRGLEIQLATIPGEIAAVEQKIAAEKNAIEAARGTLRELETKRKLLEAEIGSVGEQLSRYKTQQNAVRKNDEYQALGQQIATTEAAIDGLEEKELEIMFAIDEAKKKFAEAEAALKANISGHETRIATLRERETNLSAELAGVKEQIADARAEVDVPALRVYDRVAERTWPACSPIRGGICSGCHLRISGEVESDVRKGDKLVTCDQCGRIVWWE, encoded by the coding sequence ATGCGTCACCCTGCCATCGAAAAAATTCTCATCCTTCAGGATCGCGACGGCAACCGGCGCGGCCTCGAGATCCAGCTCGCAACCATCCCCGGCGAGATCGCCGCGGTGGAGCAAAAGATCGCCGCCGAGAAAAACGCCATCGAGGCGGCGCGCGGCACGCTCAGGGAACTGGAGACAAAACGCAAACTCCTCGAAGCCGAGATCGGCAGCGTCGGGGAGCAGCTTTCCCGCTACAAGACGCAGCAGAATGCCGTCCGCAAAAACGACGAATACCAGGCGCTCGGCCAGCAAATCGCCACCACCGAGGCCGCCATCGACGGCCTCGAGGAAAAGGAACTCGAAATCATGTTTGCCATCGACGAGGCGAAAAAAAAATTCGCCGAGGCCGAGGCCGCCCTGAAAGCCAACATCTCCGGACACGAGACGCGCATCGCCACGCTGCGCGAGCGCGAGACGAACCTCTCCGCCGAGCTTGCCGGCGTGAAGGAGCAGATCGCCGACGCCCGCGCCGAGGTGGATGTCCCGGCGTTGCGCGTGTATGACCGCGTGGCGGAGCGCACCTGGCCGGCCTGCTCGCCGATTCGCGGCGGCATTTGCAGCGGTTGCCACCTGCGCATTTCCGGCGAGGTGGAGTCCGATGTGCGCAAGGGCGACAAACTCGTCACCTGCGACCAATGCGGCCGCATCGTATGGTGGGAGTGA